Proteins encoded within one genomic window of Burkholderiaceae bacterium:
- a CDS encoding Putative large exoprotein involved in heme utilization or adhesion of ShlA/HecA/FhaA family, giving the protein MNQRIHRIVFNRRRGQLMAVAETATNAGKAAGGERRSAGARRRGKAATHGALATLAVLSMLMATADPALAQIVANPHAPGTRQATVLNAGNGVPLVNIQTPNAAGVSMNSYSQFDVQKNGAVLNNSRTNAQTQLGGWVQGNPWLATGPASVIVNQVTSGNPSLLNGYVEVAGRRAGVVIANPSGISVNGGGFINASGVTLTTGVPQFGGNGALTGYSVQGGQISVGGQGLDLSGTDYAQLLARAVTVNAGIWANNLKVVTGINDISADASSVAASGAAPQGATPAFAVDVAQLGGMYAGKIFLVSTEAGLGVRNAGTLAASSGPLTLSADGKLSNTGTVAANAAGQDVTLNVQGLANSGTVASQHDVHLTDAGTASSNSGRINADGQFVATTNTLVNQAGGSIAAQGLQITAQTLQNAGTLQQTGAQALNIQTANLANSGAGAVIGAPLTSTNVGGASAAPPGSGSAASGSAAPSTATGGSSTVATGGTTAPAQVLPTGRIQAAQGVQNSGQILANGATDVTTSQSLANSGTLNVRNLSATGSFDNSQGQTQVESFAGAQTSFANQGGRFFSTADLNLSAQSLDNSGGQIQSGAALTVVSAGAVNNTGGQLLAAGALRVSASGAVTNTGGRMLGDAGVTLASAILANDQNGAIGSAAGAVAISTGALNNRGGTLVAANALAVDSAGLDNTQGTVATTQAGSTLALSGHGGNIVNSGSGAQGGILSAGTLSVDAQGGQLINSNGGVIAAVGDVALAAATIANQGGAIASNANVQIASTAASGTGIDNSASGQIQAQGNLTLAAGSAGIANGTGSMAANQNVAIVNGGVLDNSHGTIRAGQSLAMTDAQVASGAAVAAATQDVVNTGGTLQAGQSLAVQSRSLSGDGSVQSGGDLSVALASGFTETAGGTLAANGRLSLSSQGDITNQGQIGGGSAVSVAAGNINNQAGASITSAGATTVSASGALTNRGLIDGSDTQIDAGTVNNIGTGRIYGDHLSIAADTVNNQAETVGGTTKSATIAARGTLDIAAQVLSNTGGSTVLSLGDMNLAGALDANRSATQGQMAAIRNDGSTIEAGGNLLLAAAEIDNTNANLVLQRVLVASTSQPDMVQLPGGQPLAQSNFAWQLQDNPGINVAGGPALVLTGFTGGPELVQPAHPDRYSIQYPPAYVPEHSVCSVGDGSSCTAVPASLEPRNSPRFAQYGVNPPPQVAVPQPDPTAYGAIAMPTGSPMDGTVSTTYYWPAGSNQAGYNAALAGYNADQAAYISAAQALNDAITAANTENRRILGYSGGENYTAITGVVQQVSEDRVVQSSPGRITAGGDLTITGQLNNSDSSVIAGGNISIAAGNLNNAATQGTQTTTTSGTAQQYHITYHSGGMFGSASYSDDPQGAPAPFTSTTAQSIDLGTTVLLQGAPPALGAGVSANGNTGRNVGSAGPPVAGLSQVPHTGNAPPTVSQYPTTSAAGQPLTVRTLAGGPALPTSSLYTLNPSNPNAPLVETDPAFTNRGQWLGSNYLLGLLGVDPASTQQRLGDGFYEQQLVAQQVAQLTGRRFIGDYTREDQEYQALMDAGATFAEQFDLRPGVALTASQIAQLTSDIVWLVSEAVTLPDGSTRQVLVPRLYVLAQSGDFAPSGALISGNSVAIAAGSGGGTVTNSGTIAGRNAVQISATDIADIGGRITGNQVGLAATRDINVVGGSVEAVQTLLASAGRDINVASSTRTNQGGTQENGYSNTVLDRVGSLSVTGTSVDSADPSSGVLQVSAGRDVNLSGASVSNAAVGGRASIEATRDLNLSTVATSSQLNMGFGEGRHLNQGASSETGTQINTAGDLNLQAGRDLTARAAQVQAQGALAASAGHDLTITTGQATQSLDDAYHYQGKSLLGSSSGGAADTIRAGNALSSNFGGNTAELKAGNDLAVQGSTVIGDKGASLTAGHDIAITAAQNQSNETHSQQEAQSGLFSGGGVGFTIGNRQQSSTMQGATTASVGSTVGAIAGDVTMEAGNDYRQVGSDVVAASGDVNIAAKDVAISEARNTQASQLDQKFSQSGLSVALSGGVISVAQSAAASAQGAVQSDSRRDKLLSALSLYGKGEDLAAAAQAVGNAGNAQDAAAASGIKLSISIGSAKSESSSSSISNTGSASHVQAGGNVNIKTTAGDITVQGSAINAGQDATLDAKQNINLLASADTESNRSTNSSSNASVGVSFGFGANGFGISLDVAASRGAGQANSDSTTWNNARVAAGNQLTLRSGGDTNLIGAVASGNQVTADVGGNLHIASLQDTAVSDASQHTEGFAMSIPIYGATGFSASASSNRQDSHGNYASVYQQSGIAAGNGGFDIKVAGHTQLDGAVIASSAPADQSRLQTTTLSTTDIQNRMDASASSSGMSIGTDVASGYGAAKGALGNLLNHGSAGVSDASISKSAISAGQITLGGVITDTSTKPLADSNGRAINIDTSDTNRVLANADLGQLQQTAQDKQASNMLVASTVTVIGDPVAAAAAGKKISLQICDANGQSCASKQVDPSQIVKGPDGNIYVYNNGIFNNEQQALANAAKQSSSEANQQGVYVVVNPYTGNTVSELVYAGYDKLNNMLGAALPITGSSEANIDIRDQAAQQGAQVVEVDHSRGSLTGMNALQAQANAGQSDVPLSSVTFNGAAANAQAMANLCATASGGGCTVQQSTHQDDPVGTWIGGNPATGGAAGTSMLDAHTNYSGQVPAPFLPNGQPNRERTGVDKTWGSGQYSQPVVVPPISADMGAPR; this is encoded by the coding sequence ATGAACCAGCGCATCCACCGCATTGTCTTCAACCGGCGCCGCGGCCAGCTGATGGCGGTCGCGGAGACGGCAACAAACGCGGGCAAGGCCGCCGGCGGCGAGCGTCGCAGCGCCGGCGCACGCCGGCGTGGCAAGGCCGCGACCCACGGCGCGCTGGCCACGCTCGCCGTGCTGAGCATGCTGATGGCGACGGCCGATCCGGCGCTGGCGCAGATCGTCGCCAATCCGCATGCGCCGGGCACGCGGCAAGCCACCGTGCTCAATGCCGGCAACGGCGTGCCGCTGGTCAACATCCAGACCCCGAACGCGGCCGGCGTCTCGATGAACAGCTACAGCCAGTTCGACGTCCAGAAGAACGGCGCCGTCCTCAACAACAGCCGCACCAACGCGCAAACCCAGCTCGGCGGCTGGGTGCAGGGCAACCCGTGGCTGGCGACCGGGCCCGCGTCGGTGATCGTGAACCAGGTCACGAGCGGCAATCCGAGCCTGCTCAATGGCTACGTCGAAGTCGCCGGCCGGCGCGCCGGCGTGGTCATCGCCAATCCGTCCGGCATCTCGGTGAACGGCGGCGGCTTCATCAACGCGTCCGGCGTGACGCTGACCACCGGCGTACCGCAGTTCGGCGGCAACGGCGCGCTCACCGGCTACAGCGTGCAGGGCGGCCAGATCAGCGTGGGCGGGCAGGGGCTGGACCTCTCCGGCACCGACTACGCGCAGTTGCTCGCCCGCGCCGTCACGGTCAACGCCGGCATCTGGGCCAACAACCTCAAAGTGGTCACCGGCATCAACGACATCAGCGCCGACGCCAGCAGCGTGGCGGCCAGCGGCGCCGCGCCGCAAGGCGCAACGCCCGCGTTCGCGGTCGACGTCGCGCAGCTCGGCGGCATGTACGCCGGCAAGATCTTCCTCGTCAGCACCGAGGCCGGCCTGGGCGTGCGCAACGCCGGCACGCTGGCAGCGAGCAGCGGGCCGCTCACCCTCAGCGCTGACGGCAAGCTCAGCAACACCGGCACCGTCGCGGCCAACGCGGCGGGGCAGGACGTTACCTTGAACGTGCAGGGCCTCGCCAACAGCGGCACGGTAGCCAGCCAGCACGACGTGCACCTGACCGACGCCGGCACGGCCAGCAGCAACAGCGGCCGGATCAACGCCGACGGGCAGTTCGTCGCCACGACGAACACGCTCGTCAACCAGGCCGGCGGCAGCATCGCCGCCCAGGGCCTGCAGATCACCGCACAGACCCTGCAGAACGCCGGCACGCTGCAGCAGACCGGCGCGCAGGCGCTGAACATTCAGACCGCGAATCTTGCGAACAGCGGCGCAGGCGCGGTGATCGGTGCGCCATTGACCTCCACCAACGTCGGTGGCGCCAGCGCGGCCCCGCCGGGATCGGGTTCTGCCGCATCCGGCTCCGCCGCGCCGAGCACCGCAACCGGCGGTAGCAGCACGGTCGCCACGGGCGGCACAACCGCGCCCGCCCAGGTGCTGCCCACCGGCCGGATCCAAGCCGCGCAAGGCGTCCAGAACAGCGGGCAGATCCTCGCGAACGGCGCCACCGACGTCACAACCTCGCAAAGCCTTGCCAATTCCGGCACGCTCAACGTCCGCAATCTGAGCGCCACCGGCAGCTTTGACAACAGCCAGGGCCAGACGCAGGTGGAATCCTTCGCCGGGGCGCAGACCAGCTTCGCCAACCAGGGCGGCCGCTTCTTCAGCACTGCCGACCTGAACCTCAGCGCCCAGTCGCTCGACAACAGCGGCGGCCAGATCCAGTCCGGCGCCGCGCTCACCGTGGTCAGCGCCGGTGCGGTGAACAACACCGGCGGCCAGTTGCTGGCTGCCGGCGCACTGCGGGTCAGCGCAAGCGGCGCAGTCACCAACACAGGGGGCCGGATGCTGGGCGACGCGGGCGTGACGCTGGCGAGCGCCATCTTGGCCAACGACCAGAATGGCGCAATCGGCTCGGCGGCAGGCGCGGTCGCCATCAGCACCGGTGCGCTGAACAACCGGGGCGGCACGCTGGTGGCGGCCAACGCACTGGCCGTGGACAGCGCCGGCCTGGACAACACCCAGGGCACTGTGGCGACCACCCAAGCGGGCAGCACGCTCGCCCTGAGCGGCCACGGCGGCAACATCGTCAACAGCGGCTCCGGCGCGCAGGGCGGCATCTTGTCGGCGGGAACCTTGAGCGTGGACGCCCAAGGCGGGCAACTGATCAATTCGAATGGTGGCGTCATCGCCGCGGTCGGCGACGTGGCGCTGGCTGCCGCCACCATCGCCAATCAGGGCGGTGCAATCGCGTCCAACGCGAACGTGCAGATCGCCAGCACCGCAGCCAGCGGGACCGGCATCGACAACAGCGCCTCTGGCCAGATCCAGGCCCAAGGCAACCTGACGCTCGCCGCAGGCAGCGCCGGCATTGCCAACGGCACCGGCTCGATGGCGGCGAACCAGAATGTGGCCATCGTCAACGGCGGCGTCCTCGACAACAGCCACGGCACGATTCGCGCCGGCCAGAGCCTCGCCATGACCGACGCGCAGGTCGCCTCCGGCGCCGCGGTCGCCGCCGCCACGCAGGACGTCGTCAACACCGGCGGCACGCTGCAGGCGGGCCAGTCGCTCGCCGTGCAAAGCCGCTCGCTCAGCGGCGACGGCAGCGTGCAGTCCGGCGGCGACCTGTCGGTAGCGCTCGCGAGCGGCTTCACCGAAACCGCCGGCGGCACGCTGGCGGCCAACGGACGGCTGAGTTTGAGCAGCCAGGGCGACATTACCAACCAGGGGCAAATCGGCGGCGGCAGCGCAGTCTCGGTCGCGGCCGGCAACATAAACAACCAGGCCGGCGCGTCCATCACTTCGGCCGGCGCGACCACCGTCAGCGCGAGCGGCGCACTGACCAACCGCGGCCTGATCGACGGCTCGGACACGCAGATCGACGCCGGCACCGTGAACAACATCGGCACCGGGCGCATCTACGGCGACCACCTCTCGATCGCCGCCGACACCGTCAACAACCAGGCCGAAACCGTGGGTGGCACGACCAAAAGCGCCACCATCGCCGCGCGCGGCACGCTCGACATCGCCGCGCAGGTGCTCAGCAACACCGGCGGCTCGACAGTCCTCAGCCTGGGCGACATGAACCTGGCCGGCGCGCTCGACGCGAACCGCAGCGCCACGCAAGGCCAGATGGCCGCGATCCGCAACGACGGCTCCACCATCGAAGCCGGCGGCAACCTCTTGCTCGCCGCGGCCGAGATCGACAACACGAACGCGAACCTGGTGCTCCAGCGCGTGCTGGTCGCAAGCACCAGCCAGCCCGACATGGTCCAGCTGCCCGGCGGGCAGCCGCTGGCGCAGTCGAACTTCGCCTGGCAGTTGCAAGACAACCCGGGCATCAACGTCGCCGGCGGCCCTGCCCTGGTTCTCACCGGCTTCACCGGCGGCCCCGAACTGGTTCAGCCCGCGCATCCGGATCGGTACTCGATCCAATACCCGCCGGCCTACGTTCCCGAGCACAGCGTTTGTTCGGTAGGAGACGGTTCCTCCTGCACGGCCGTCCCGGCCTCCCTGGAGCCGCGCAACTCGCCGCGCTTTGCCCAGTACGGCGTCAACCCGCCGCCGCAAGTCGCTGTGCCCCAGCCCGACCCTACCGCCTACGGCGCCATCGCGATGCCGACCGGCAGCCCGATGGACGGCACGGTCAGCACCACCTACTACTGGCCGGCCGGCTCGAACCAGGCCGGCTACAACGCGGCGCTGGCCGGCTACAACGCCGACCAGGCGGCGTACATCAGCGCGGCGCAGGCGCTGAACGACGCCATCACCGCGGCCAACACCGAGAACCGGCGCATCCTGGGCTATTCCGGCGGCGAGAACTACACCGCGATCACCGGCGTCGTCCAGCAGGTGAGCGAGGACCGGGTCGTGCAATCGAGCCCCGGGCGCATCACCGCCGGCGGCGACCTGACGATCACAGGGCAGCTCAACAACAGCGACAGCAGCGTGATCGCTGGCGGCAACATCTCCATTGCCGCCGGCAACCTGAACAACGCGGCGACCCAGGGCACCCAGACCACCACCACGAGCGGCACCGCGCAGCAGTACCACATCACGTACCACTCGGGAGGAATGTTCGGCAGCGCCAGCTACAGCGACGACCCGCAGGGCGCCCCCGCCCCCTTCACCAGCACCACCGCCCAGAGCATCGACCTGGGCACCACCGTCCTCCTGCAGGGCGCTCCCCCCGCCCTGGGCGCCGGCGTCTCGGCCAACGGCAACACCGGCCGGAACGTCGGCTCAGCAGGCCCGCCCGTGGCGGGCCTGTCGCAGGTGCCGCATACCGGCAACGCGCCGCCCACGGTATCGCAATACCCGACCACCTCCGCCGCCGGCCAGCCGCTCACGGTGCGCACCCTCGCCGGCGGCCCCGCACTGCCCACGAGCAGCCTGTACACCCTCAACCCCTCGAACCCGAACGCCCCGCTGGTAGAGACCGACCCTGCCTTCACCAACCGCGGCCAGTGGCTGGGCTCGAACTACCTGCTGGGCTTGTTGGGTGTTGATCCGGCCAGCACCCAGCAACGCCTGGGCGACGGCTTCTATGAGCAGCAGCTCGTCGCGCAGCAGGTGGCCCAGCTCACCGGGCGCAGGTTCATCGGCGACTACACCCGAGAAGATCAGGAATACCAGGCGCTGATGGACGCGGGCGCAACCTTTGCCGAGCAGTTCGATCTGCGCCCCGGCGTGGCCCTGACTGCCAGCCAGATCGCCCAGCTCACCAGCGACATCGTCTGGCTGGTGTCGGAGGCAGTCACGCTGCCGGACGGCAGCACGAGGCAGGTGCTGGTGCCCAGGCTGTACGTGCTCGCGCAGTCGGGGGATTTCGCCCCCAGCGGCGCGCTGATCTCGGGCAACAGCGTTGCCATTGCCGCCGGCTCAGGCGGCGGCACCGTCACCAACTCGGGCACCATCGCCGGGCGCAACGCAGTGCAAATCAGCGCCACCGACATAGCCGACATCGGCGGGCGCATCACGGGCAACCAGGTGGGCCTTGCCGCCACGCGCGACATCAACGTGGTGGGCGGCAGCGTCGAGGCCGTGCAGACCCTGCTGGCCAGCGCGGGGCGCGATATCAACGTCGCGAGCAGCACGCGCACGAACCAGGGCGGCACGCAAGAGAACGGCTACAGCAACACCGTGCTGGATCGGGTGGGCAGCCTCTCGGTCACGGGCACCAGCGTCGACTCGGCCGATCCATCGAGCGGCGTGCTGCAGGTGAGCGCAGGGCGCGATGTGAACCTCTCGGGTGCCTCGGTGAGCAACGCGGCAGTCGGCGGGCGGGCTAGCATCGAGGCTACGCGGGATTTGAACCTCTCAACGGTCGCTACCTCGAGTCAACTGAACATGGGCTTCGGTGAAGGGCGGCATCTGAACCAGGGCGCAAGCAGCGAGACAGGCACGCAAATCAATACGGCAGGCGACTTGAACCTGCAAGCAGGCCGGGATCTGACGGCGCGCGCGGCCCAAGTCCAGGCGCAAGGGGCGCTCGCCGCCAGCGCGGGCCATGACCTCACCATAACCACCGGTCAGGCCACGCAGAGCCTGGATGATGCGTACCACTACCAAGGCAAGAGCTTGCTGGGGAGTAGCAGCGGCGGGGCGGCTGATACCATCCGAGCGGGCAACGCGCTGTCCAGCAACTTCGGGGGCAACACGGCGGAGCTCAAAGCGGGCAACGACCTCGCCGTACAGGGCAGCACCGTGATCGGCGACAAAGGCGCCAGTCTCACCGCCGGGCACGACATCGCGATCACCGCTGCGCAGAACCAGAGCAACGAAACCCACTCCCAGCAGGAGGCGCAAAGCGGCCTTTTCTCGGGCGGAGGCGTGGGTTTCACGATCGGCAACCGGCAGCAAAGCAGCACCATGCAGGGCGCTACCACTGCCAGCGTGGGCAGCACGGTCGGCGCCATTGCCGGCGACGTCACCATGGAGGCGGGCAACGACTACCGCCAGGTCGGCAGCGACGTGGTCGCGGCCAGCGGCGACGTGAACATCGCTGCCAAGGACGTTGCCATCTCCGAAGCCCGCAATACCCAGGCCTCGCAGCTCGACCAGAAATTCAGCCAGAGCGGCCTGAGCGTGGCCCTCTCCGGCGGCGTGATCAGCGTGGCGCAAAGCGCGGCAGCGAGCGCTCAGGGAGCGGTGCAGTCGGATAGCCGGCGCGACAAGCTGCTCAGTGCGCTCTCGCTCTATGGCAAGGGAGAGGATCTCGCCGCGGCCGCCCAAGCCGTCGGCAACGCGGGCAACGCCCAGGATGCCGCTGCCGCCAGTGGCATCAAGCTGAGCATCAGCATCGGCTCCGCGAAAAGCGAAAGCAGCAGTTCCTCCATCAGCAACACCGGCTCGGCCAGCCATGTGCAGGCCGGCGGCAACGTCAACATCAAGACAACCGCAGGCGACATCACCGTGCAAGGCTCCGCGATCAACGCCGGCCAGGACGCGACGCTCGATGCCAAACAGAACATCAACTTGCTTGCCAGCGCCGACACCGAGAGCAACCGCAGCACCAACTCCAGCAGCAACGCAAGCGTCGGCGTGAGCTTCGGATTCGGCGCTAACGGCTTCGGCATCAGCCTGGACGTGGCAGCCAGCCGCGGCGCGGGCCAGGCCAACAGCGACAGCACCACCTGGAATAACGCCCGGGTGGCCGCAGGCAACCAGCTCACGCTGCGCTCGGGCGGCGACACCAACCTGATCGGCGCGGTGGCCAGCGGCAATCAAGTCACCGCCGACGTGGGCGGCAATCTGCATATTGCCAGCCTGCAGGACACGGCCGTGAGCGACGCGAGCCAGCACACCGAGGGCTTTGCCATGAGCATCCCGATCTACGGCGCCACCGGCTTCAGCGCCAGCGCAAGCAGCAACCGGCAAGACAGCCACGGCAACTACGCCAGCGTCTACCAGCAAAGCGGCATCGCCGCCGGCAACGGCGGCTTCGACATCAAGGTTGCAGGCCACACCCAGCTCGACGGCGCCGTCATCGCGAGCAGCGCCCCCGCCGACCAGAGCCGGCTGCAGACCACTACCCTCTCCACCACCGACATCCAGAACCGCATGGACGCCAGCGCCAGCTCAAGCGGCATGAGCATCGGCACCGACGTGGCAAGCGGCTACGGCGCCGCCAAGGGCGCACTGGGCAACCTGCTGAACCACGGCAGCGCAGGCGTATCCGATGCCAGCATCAGTAAGAGCGCCATCAGCGCAGGGCAGATCACCCTTGGCGGCGTCATCACCGACACCAGCACCAAGCCGCTTGCCGACAGCAACGGCCGGGCCATCAACATCGACACGAGCGACACCAACCGAGTCCTCGCCAACGCCGACCTGGGCCAACTGCAACAGACCGCGCAGGACAAGCAGGCGAGCAACATGCTGGTGGCGAGTACCGTGACCGTGATTGGTGACCCCGTCGCCGCGGCCGCGGCCGGCAAAAAAATCAGCTTGCAGATTTGCGATGCGAATGGGCAAAGCTGCGCGAGCAAACAAGTGGACCCCAGCCAGATCGTCAAGGGCCCCGATGGCAACATCTACGTCTACAACAACGGCATCTTCAACAACGAGCAACAGGCGCTTGCCAACGCAGCCAAGCAAAGCAGCTCCGAAGCGAACCAGCAAGGGGTCTACGTCGTGGTCAACCCCTACACCGGCAACACAGTGAGCGAACTGGTGTACGCCGGATACGACAAACTCAACAACATGCTCGGCGCCGCACTACCCATCACCGGGTCGAGTGAGGCCAACATCGACATCCGCGACCAGGCAGCCCAGCAAGGCGCGCAGGTGGTGGAAGTCGACCATAGTCGCGGGTCGCTCACGGGCATGAACGCGCTGCAAGCCCAAGCCAATGCAGGCCAGAGCGACGTGCCCCTGTCGAGCGTGACCTTCAACGGCGCGGCGGCGAACGCGCAGGCCATGGCCAACCTGTGCGCTACGGCCTCAGGGGGCGGCTGCACAGTGCAACAGTCCACACACCAGGATGACCCGGTGGGCACGTGGATTGGAGGCAACCCGGCGACCGGTGGCGCGGCGGGGACGTCGATGCTTGATGCCCATACGAACTATTCAGGCCAAGTGCCGGCACCGTTCTTGCCGAATGGCCAGCCAAATCGCGAGCGAACCGGTGTCGACAAGACTTGGGGATCAGGTCAATACAGTCAACCTGTTGTCGTACCGCCAATCAGCGCTGATATGGGAGCGCCGCGATGA
- a CDS encoding Mobile element protein yields MKQADLGLNLTTKRTRKREFLAQMERVVPWAALVELVGPYAPEGRRGRPPFSVDTMLRIHFMQQWFTLSDPAMEEALHDTPLFREFAGLGWDSRLPDESTILRFRHLLEKHKLADQILAVVNDLLRDKGLLLKAGTVVDATLISAPSSTKNASGKRDPEMHQTKKGNQWYFGMKAHIGVDADSGLVHTVRGTAANVNDVIEANSLLHGEEADVFADAGYQGAAKRPDARGEVNWHVAMRSGKRRALDKTKTVDSLIDQVERIKASVRAKVEHPFRVIKRQFGHVKVRYRGLKKNTAQLSTLFALSNLWMVRAKLLALDGQVRPKAANAA; encoded by the coding sequence ATGAAGCAAGCCGACCTGGGACTGAATCTGACCACGAAGCGAACGCGCAAGCGGGAGTTTCTGGCGCAAATGGAACGGGTGGTGCCGTGGGCAGCGCTGGTGGAGTTGGTGGGGCCCTACGCGCCTGAGGGCCGACGCGGCCGGCCGCCGTTCTCGGTGGACACCATGCTGCGTATCCACTTCATGCAGCAGTGGTTCACGCTCAGCGACCCGGCGATGGAAGAAGCGCTGCACGATACACCTCTGTTTCGCGAGTTCGCTGGTCTGGGGTGGGACAGTCGGCTGCCCGACGAGAGCACGATCCTGCGGTTCCGACATCTTCTGGAGAAGCACAAGCTGGCCGATCAAATCCTGGCGGTGGTCAATGATCTGCTGCGCGACAAGGGCCTGCTGCTCAAAGCCGGGACGGTAGTCGACGCCACGCTGATCTCGGCACCGAGTTCGACCAAGAACGCCAGCGGCAAGCGCGACCCCGAGATGCACCAGACCAAGAAGGGCAACCAGTGGTACTTCGGGATGAAGGCGCACATCGGCGTCGATGCCGACTCGGGCCTGGTGCACACGGTGCGCGGCACCGCGGCCAACGTCAACGACGTGATCGAGGCCAACAGCCTGCTGCATGGCGAGGAGGCCGACGTCTTTGCCGATGCGGGCTACCAGGGCGCAGCCAAGCGACCCGATGCCAGGGGAGAGGTGAACTGGCACGTCGCGATGCGATCGGGCAAGCGCCGAGCGCTGGACAAGACCAAGACGGTGGACAGCCTCATCGACCAAGTCGAGCGCATCAAGGCCAGCGTTCGCGCCAAGGTCGAGCATCCCTTCCGCGTGATTAAGCGGCAGTTCGGGCACGTCAAGGTGCGCTACCGTGGACTGAAGAAAAACACCGCACAACTGAGCACGCTGTTCGCGCTGTCGAACCTGTGGATGGTCCGCGCGAAGTTGTTGGCACTGGATGGGCAAGTGCGTCCGAAAGCGGCAAATGCAGCCTGA
- a CDS encoding Mobile element protein, translated as METDLPTAALRSSQATHAAVDKSPSTSHTKIQTLPILDKLEHVKASIRAKVEHPFRVIKRQFGYVKVRYRGLAKNTAQLYTLFALSNLWMVRRTLLKEAWG; from the coding sequence ATGGAGACCGACTTGCCCACCGCGGCTTTGCGTTCGTCGCAAGCGACGCACGCCGCCGTGGACAAGTCTCCGAGCACCTCGCACACAAAAATTCAGACACTCCCGATCCTGGACAAGCTCGAACACGTGAAGGCCAGCATCCGGGCGAAGGTGGAACACCCGTTCCGGGTGATCAAGCGCCAGTTCGGGTATGTAAAGGTGCGCTACCGGGGCCTTGCCAAGAACACGGCGCAGCTGTACACGCTGTTCGCGCTCTCCAATCTGTGGATGGTGCGCCGAACGCTCTTGAAGGAGGCCTGGGGATGA
- a CDS encoding Mobile element protein — translation MPSKTKMKNAAIAARSAALPSIPRELIDRFVTGPMSGEAVNAASMAFKKALIERALGAELGHHLGYPSGDAKPEGAANQRNGKSAKTVLTDDGPLRIEVPRDREGSFEPLLIPKHERRFTGFDDKIIAMYARGMTMREIQGFLQESYGVEVSAEFISSVTDAVMAEVTAWQARPLEPMYPVVFFDALRVKIREDAVVRNKAIYLALGILPDGTRDILGLWIEGTEGAKFWMKVFNDLKTRGVGDILIAVTDGLKGMAEALGAVFPATTLQTCIVHLIRNSLDYASWKDRKALAAAIKPIYTATSAEAAQAELDAFERGPWGQKFPTVAGAWRRAWDRVIPFFAFPPSIRRVIYTTNAIESINARLRKIIKTRGHFPSDDAATKLIWLALRNITADWSRAAHNWKEAMNQFAILYEDRFTKAGA, via the coding sequence ATGCCAAGCAAGACGAAGATGAAGAACGCGGCCATAGCCGCCAGGTCGGCGGCGCTGCCGTCGATCCCGAGGGAACTGATTGACCGGTTCGTGACCGGCCCGATGAGCGGCGAGGCGGTCAACGCCGCGTCGATGGCGTTCAAGAAGGCGCTGATCGAGCGCGCGCTGGGCGCCGAACTCGGCCACCACCTGGGCTACCCGAGCGGCGACGCCAAGCCCGAGGGGGCGGCCAACCAGCGCAACGGCAAGAGCGCCAAGACCGTACTGACCGATGATGGCCCGCTGCGCATCGAGGTGCCACGCGATCGCGAAGGCAGTTTCGAGCCGCTCTTGATCCCCAAGCACGAGCGCCGTTTCACCGGCTTCGATGACAAGATCATCGCCATGTACGCGCGCGGCATGACCATGCGCGAGATCCAGGGTTTCTTGCAAGAGAGCTACGGTGTCGAGGTCAGCGCCGAGTTCATCAGCTCGGTCACCGACGCGGTCATGGCCGAGGTGACGGCTTGGCAAGCGCGGCCCTTGGAGCCGATGTACCCGGTGGTGTTCTTCGACGCGCTGCGCGTGAAGATCAGGGAAGACGCGGTGGTGCGCAACAAGGCCATCTACCTGGCCCTGGGGATCCTTCCCGACGGTACGCGCGACATCCTGGGGCTGTGGATCGAAGGCACCGAGGGTGCCAAGTTCTGGATGAAGGTGTTCAACGACCTGAAGACCCGCGGCGTGGGCGACATTCTGATCGCCGTCACCGATGGCCTCAAGGGCATGGCCGAGGCCCTGGGCGCGGTGTTCCCGGCCACCACGCTGCAAACGTGCATCGTGCACTTGATCCGCAACTCGCTGGACTACGCGAGTTGGAAGGACAGGAAGGCGCTGGCCGCGGCCATCAAGCCGATCTACACGGCCACCAGCGCCGAGGCGGCACAGGCCGAGCTCGATGCCTTCGAGCGCGGTCCCTGGGGCCAGAAGTTCCCCACCGTCGCGGGCGCCTGGCGCCGGGCCTGGGATCGCGTGATTCCGTTCTTCGCGTTCCCGCCGTCCATCCGCAGAGTGATCTACACCACCAACGCGATCGAGAGCATCAACGCGCGGCTGAGGAAGATCATCAAGACCCGCGGCCACTTCCCCAGCGACGACGCGGCCACCAAGCTGATCTGGCTGGCGCTGCGCAACATCACGGCCGACTGGAGCCGCGCGGCGCACAACTGGAAGGAGGCAATGAACCAATTCGCGATCCTCTACGAAGATCGGTTCACGAAGGCCGGTGCGTAA